In Syntrophotaleaceae bacterium, the DNA window CATCGACCATCTGCGCCGCCTGCGTCAGCTTCAGGACGAAACCGGCGGTTTCATGGCTTTCATCCCCCTGCCTTTCCAGGACGACAACGCCGGCCTGCCGGGTGTGAAGGGGCCGACCGGGGTGGAGATTCTCAAAACCCTGGCCGTCAGCCGCCTCTATCTCGACAAATTCCGTCATGTCAAGGCTTACTGGGTCATGCTCGGCGTCAAGTTGGCGCAGGTCTCACTGGCCTTCGGCGTTAATGATCTGGATGGAACGGTGGTGGAGGAACGGATCGGCCATGCGGCGGGAGCCGAGTCGCCCCAGGCGCTGAGCGGGGAGGAGCTGATGAACCTGATCCGCCGGGCTGGGCGGCAGCCCGTGGAGCGGGACAGCCTCTATGTTGAAATCGGGGTGAATTGACGGATGCTGCTGTCGATTGCCGAAAAGATAAGTGGCGGAAAACGACTGGAGCGGGAAGAAGCCCTTTGGCTCCTGGAGGAGGGCGACCTGTTGGCGGTCGGTCGTCTCGCCGACAATGTGCGGCGACGTCTGCACCCCCAGGGACGGGTGACCTTTGTCGTCGACCGCAACGTCAACTACACCAACATCTGCCTTTCCGGCTGCCGGTTCTGCGCTTTTTACCGATCTCCCGGCTCTACCGAGGGTTATCTGCTCTCCCACGATGAGATCCTGGCCAAAGTCGGAGAGCTGGCCGACCAGGGCGGGACGCAGCTGCTCATGCAGGGGGGACTCCATCCAGACCTCACCGTCGACTGGTTCGAAGAGCTGTTTCGCGGCATCCGCGAGTGGTTCCCGGACATCAGGATACACTCCCTCTCTCCGGCCGAGATTGTTCATATCGCCCAGAATTCCGGGTTGGAGGTAGCGGAATGCCTGCGGCGCCTGCGCCTAGCGGGATTGGGTTCCCTGCCGGGCGGGGGTGCGGAGCTGCTGGTCGACGAGGTCCGCCGGCGCATCTCTCCTGAAAAGATCGGCTGGCGACAATGGGCGGAAGTGATGGC includes these proteins:
- the mqnC gene encoding cyclic dehypoxanthinyl futalosine synthase — its product is MLLSIAEKISGGKRLEREEALWLLEEGDLLAVGRLADNVRRRLHPQGRVTFVVDRNVNYTNICLSGCRFCAFYRSPGSTEGYLLSHDEILAKVGELADQGGTQLLMQGGLHPDLTVDWFEELFRGIREWFPDIRIHSLSPAEIVHIAQNSGLEVAECLRRLRLAGLGSLPGGGAELLVDEVRRRISPEKIGWRQWAEVMAEAHRQGLPTTATMVFGFGEGTEDIVEHLFRLRDLQPSDGGFTAFIPWTFQPGNTELGGGGATAVEYLKVVAVSRLVLDNIPHLQASWVTQGAAVAQTALFFGANDMGGTMLEENVVAAAGATFRLSRGEIVRLIRGAGFVPARRDTGYRVLEEY